One genomic window of Halovivax cerinus includes the following:
- a CDS encoding type II toxin-antitoxin system VapC family toxin yields MAVAVVDTAVLVGMADSQDTHHEAAMEIVRGMDRGELPIGCVTNYVVLETLNWIHRKRHHRLAGETYDRLSESAGFEIQHAAQKDYVRGLELFETYEGLSFGDASIVAYMEREEVEFMYSFDDDFDAVDGITRLESPDNPYR; encoded by the coding sequence GATACTGCCGTTCTCGTCGGTATGGCTGATTCACAGGATACGCATCACGAGGCGGCGATGGAAATCGTCCGCGGTATGGATCGGGGCGAACTTCCGATCGGCTGTGTGACGAACTATGTCGTATTGGAAACGTTAAACTGGATCCACCGAAAACGTCATCACCGGTTAGCCGGGGAGACGTATGATCGTCTCAGTGAGTCTGCTGGATTCGAGATCCAGCATGCAGCGCAGAAAGATTACGTTCGGGGGCTCGAACTCTTCGAGACGTACGAGGGACTCTCGTTCGGTGATGCATCGATCGTCGCCTACATGGAACGCGAGGAGGTTGAATTCATGTACTCGTTCGACGACGATTTCGACGCTGTCGATGGAATTACTCGATTGGAAAGCCCAGATAATCCATACCGGTGA
- a CDS encoding DUF3592 domain-containing protein produces MSDTLDTLVPVVFGILLIVAGAALFVSDQQATWGAESVEATVLTSEVYDAEPGDAPNDRTDDEYRPRVEYEYSYGGQVYTSDTLCPGAGSGCVPEGNTPEPATHFLENYAEGETVTAYVQPDDPSTAYLVEDGAPLQYLGLSAVGLVVTILAGRSLVVE; encoded by the coding sequence GTGAGTGACACACTCGACACACTCGTCCCGGTGGTCTTCGGCATCCTGCTTATCGTCGCCGGAGCCGCCCTCTTCGTCAGTGATCAACAGGCGACCTGGGGCGCCGAATCGGTGGAGGCGACCGTCCTCACGAGCGAGGTGTACGACGCCGAACCCGGAGATGCGCCGAACGACAGGACTGACGACGAGTACCGACCACGCGTCGAGTACGAGTATTCCTACGGCGGGCAGGTGTACACGAGCGATACCCTCTGCCCAGGTGCGGGTTCGGGGTGCGTTCCGGAGGGAAACACACCCGAACCCGCCACCCACTTCCTCGAGAACTACGCGGAGGGCGAGACCGTGACCGCGTACGTCCAGCCGGACGATCCCAGCACCGCGTACCTCGTCGAGGACGGTGCCCCGCTCCAGTATCTCGGTCTCTCCGCTGTCGGTCTCGTGGTCACAATCCTCGCAGGTCGGTCACTCGTGGTCGAGTAA